The following nucleotide sequence is from Arvicola amphibius chromosome 1, mArvAmp1.2, whole genome shotgun sequence.
CCATCCCACCTTCATCCTTCACTCTGCATCCTCCTTACTCACGTTCTCGGGAATAGACGGCAGGCCGGCAGAATCCGGGGCCACAAAACAAGAAAGCTGGTGGAGACATCGGGGAGAAGAGTCAGTCAGTCTGCGCTGATGACGGTGGCCTCAACTACAGCGAGGGTGGGGGGCCTGTGGAGTGGGGGGCGGCAGCCCCACTCACCAACTTGCTATTTCCCAGAGTAGGAGGCAGGATCCCACACTTGTTCCAGATGATCGAGCTGCTGCCCTGGGGGACAGGAGTAACTGTATGGTTGCCCCTGCCCAGCTCAGCTGGCGGCCTCCACCGCCAAAGAGCCAGCGCCAAACACCTGGGAGCTACTCACCATCTCTGGTTCCCCTGAAAACCCTGGTTCAGGAAGAGGGTGTCGCTGCAAGTTCTGTAGGAGTTCTTCAGCCTCTGAGACCTGAGGGATTCAGGAGGAGTTTGCCCCGAGGGTCAATCTGGGATTCTGAGGGTCTCCACTCAGGCTGTGGGGTCCTGAGAACAGCCTCAGCGAGGGTGAGGGGATGGGAGGGCTGAGGTGGAGCTTGTGGGAGGGGCTGCTCTCACTTGGTTCTGGGCTAGGAGGTCCCCCACAGTATTGAGGATCTTGTAGAACACTTCAAACCAGGGaaggtggctggagagagagagacggcaGAGGGGTTGGGGGCTAGAAAGTGCCCCTGAGGGACTTGGCGATTTTACAGGTTTATGGTTTAAGAATTTTTGCACACCATGTATCTTGATCAAATCCACcccatacccacccttcctcccacccccaccaactTTCCCCTTTCAACTTCTTGCAAAGCTGTTTTTAAAACCTACTAAATCAGTcaggtgtggtgtgcacacctttaatcccagccctccagaagcagaggcaggaggacctctgggagtttgaggtcagtctggtagttccaggctacccagggctacacagtgagaccctgtctcaaactcccAGAACAACCCCcctccctaaaaaaaaaatccattgagtCCACTGGGTGTTATCTGTAAGTGCGTGGGTTTAGGGCCATCAATTACAAAGAGCAAGTCTCCCAAGAGAAGAATGCTCCCCACCCCGCCAACCATGCTGGGATCTGGGCTGGCTTGATGGTATGCAGGTGGTGTGTCTCCCTGCATTCATGAGCATGGGCTCTGTCACATCCAGGAGACATTTTTATTCTGGTCCTTCTGGCCTTTGGCTCTGATAGTCTCTTGGTCCCCATGTCCAAAATAGTCCCTCAGCCTTGTGTAGAGGGCAGTGATACACACGTCCGTCCGTTTGGGGCTGGACACTCTGCAGTCCCAGACACTTTGACCAGTGTGGGTTTCCGTGTTCATCATGAGGCTtggtgtttgttcccatctgttcCTACTTGGTTTCAGGTCCCCAATGTCACCCACCTGAGGATGCAGAGGCAACTCCAGGCGCCGGCCCGCAGGCGGCAGAAGCCGAATCTACGGTTGCCGGCCAGGTCAGTGAGAGCAAAGGTGAAATGCTGGACTGCAGGGCTGGGCGGCTCCCTGCAGGGGGAAGGCTCTGGTGAAGACTGGGTATTTTTCGTGTGATTTCCCTGCCTCCCACTCCTCCTGCCACACCCTACAGATGGCCCATGATAGCatggtttctttgtttgcttgatgTCTGAGCTCAGTATTTTGTGGGTTCCCTTGAGTCAGGAACTCTGAGTCCTGGAGGCCAGTCTCACAGCTCCATCCCCAAGATGTGTGCTCTGTAAgaccaaggacctgagttctagccccTATACCcatctttgaaaagaaagaaaaactggaggCCAGGGAAGTGGCTTATCAGAAAAAAGGTGCTTGCCATACAACCTGGAGGTGAGAGTTTGATCTCTAGAgatcacatggtggaaggagagaaccaactccacaaaattATTCTTTGACCTTGGACTCCTATGGCACAAGCACACACTCCCACCTTACACACACAgtcaaagagaataaaattaaatctggTGTACTGGTGAACACTTACAACCCCAGAGCCAGGGAGGTAAATCATGAAAGCCCTGGGGTCTGATGACTGGCCTGTACAGCTTCCTTGAAGGcctccaagccagtgagagaccttgtttcagaaatCAAGGTGAGTGTGTGtttaggaactggagagattgctcagtggttagaccACTGGCCTCTCTcacagagtttggttcccaaacccacaaggtggctcacaatgtttgtaactccagttccagtgtatctgatgccctcttctgacctccctaggcaccaggcatgcatgtggtacacagacatacatacatacaggcaaaactaTCTGTACACAGGAAAGAAatctaaaacacaaaatcaaaccaaaccaatctggggctggtgagatggctcacataaagaaaagaaaaggtggctGTGTCGTGGTGGCGGCAACAGTGGCGGTGGCCAAGGTGGCacaccgcctttaatcccagaggctgaggcaggcatagctctgtgagttcaaggttatcctggtctacgtagtgagttccagaatagccagcgctatgtagagaccctgtctcaaaaacaaaaaacaaaacaccccaaaataaaaataaggagagagagagagagagagagagagagagagagtgttctgGAAAATGGCACTAGATctgcctcaggcctccacatgcagaGCCCCCCATGAACACACACTAACACTGACACTGAGTCCCCTCTGAGGGAACACCTGGTTTCCCGAGTCCGTCAGTTCTTGGGTTTCTGGGTCCCTGTGCCTGTAATTCTTTAGTTGTCTGCGTCCTTCTTAGACCCTGGGAGTCCTTGGGACCCAAGAGCCTGGGAATCCccacctctctgtcccttccATACCTTTCTGTGTCAAAAGGGAAACAGAACTTGGGCACCATCTGCATGGCCTCctggagagaagaagaaatagtAACCCCCGGCTCATGTCAGTCTCGCCCCACCCCTCTGGTTGGCAAGTCCTGAGGTGACAGGGATGCTTTCTGGATACCTGTTCCCGGAAGTCTGGAGGAAACTGCCACAGGATCTGGGGATCTGCAGGGAGGAGCAGGCTGCAGAGCTCATATCCTACAGGCTTCAggtcctccctcccatccttccagccccagcCCTTCCGACTCACCATCCTCCAGGGAGTGGGGGCGGCTTGCTTCGAAGAACCAGTCAAATGCTGCAGGGGGTTTTCTGTGGGCGTGAGGGGGCTTTAGCGGAGGGAGGGGTTCCGATTCTTGCCtctgtgcttctctgtgtgtgtcctctaTTCTGAACATGTGTGTGTAACTAGGTGTGTTCGTGAGGGCACCCTGAGGGGTGGAGCTGGGTGGATGCTGCTGAAAAATGGGAGGGGGGATaggcagagaagagaaggaaaaagagaggaagccAGCATGGTggccatacctttaatcccaggcagatctctgtgggttcaaggtcgGCCTGATCTAtatatgagttccaggtcagtcagggctacatactgagacccggtctccagagacagagagagagaggaaagggagagagactggggatatagatagatagatagatagatagagagagagagagagagagagagacagagagagacagagaacagagatggGGGAGGTACACCCGTGCCTATGATGGTGTGTCTGAGTGTGaaagcacttgtgtgtgtgtgtgattcataCTTGTGATTCTGTCTGACATCTGTCCCTTAGATCTGTAGGGCAGAGCTGCAGTGTCTCAAGTGTGTAACCAGTCTCCTGTCTTTTTTCTCCCTGTGCCTTTGAGCATCTTAGAGGCTCGCCCTTGTGTTTCTGAGGGAGATTTTGTGAGGTCCGCACTtcacagcagagaaaggagagcaagGTGCCCTAGCATTGAACTGCAAGCCCTTCAGCCTCCCCTTTTCCTGCTGCTTCTCGAAGAAGATGCTGGTGTCTCAGCTTTCAGAGGCCGACACACTTTCTCACCCGGTTACACCCTGACATGGGTACCTTCAGCATTTCATCATCATGCGGGTACGAGGCACCCATGAGCTTCCCCCCAGATGACACACAGTCTCCCACCATAACCTCTCCCACCTCACTGCCGACCATCCCCTCTGGGGAAACTACCTTCCTAAAACACCTGCCCTTCCTGGGCATCCAACTCCTAAAATCCCTGTTTCCTTTACACAGATCCAGAGCCAGGAAAATTGAAGAGGAACCACACATGACCTGAGCAGGTCCATGCGAGTCCATCCCCGTGGGGGTCTGTGCGGCCTGGGCCCTCCCCTGCCAAAGTCCTGCCTGCcacggtttttgttttttagtttcccCCCATCTCAGGCCTGGTAACCTTGCAGCACAGGATGGAGGAGAAAGAGCTCTTACTTTTCTGTGGATCCCATGGTCTCCGTAGGGTTGGCCCAGGTGGGCCCTTTCCCCACCAGggctcctggggctggggagccTGTGCTTGCTTGGGGCAGGGCCCCTGATCTGCTTAACTTCCTGTGTGGCTGAGAGAGGAAGTTTAACAGGGTGACGTCCCAGGCAAAGGAGGCCTCCGCCCCTACCCACTGCATGCAATTTAGGCGTCCTGGCTTCCTAGCCTAGGTGGGGACAGGGTGGGCCAGAAGCAGGCTGGGAGGTCCCTCTTCACCCTTATGGTCCCCTTGGTCACACCCAGGTCCCCTTTCTGAGTCCCCTGAGTACTGAAGGTCTGTGAAGACCACCCAGATAATTTCTCCTTGTTGTGTCTCTGTTTCATTTACATGGGTGCAGCTACACTGAAGGACAGGGTGAACACAGGAGTCCTGATGGGGTCATGGTGGAGGCtggtggaggtgggtggaggCTGGTGGGGCCTGGTGGAGGCTGGTGGGGCCTGGTGGAGGCTGGTGGGGCCTGGTGGAGGCTGGTGGAGCCTGGTGGAGGCTGGTGGAGGTCTGGTGGAGGCCTGGTGGAGGCTGGTGGAGGCCTGGTGGAGGCTGGTGGGGCCTGATGGAGGCTGGTGGAGGCTGGTGGAGCCTGGTGGAGGCCTGGTGGAGGCTGGTGGAGCCTGGTGGGGCCTGATGGAGGCTGGTGGGGCCTGATGGAGGCTGGTGGAGGCTGGTGGAGCCTGGTGGAGGCCTGGTGGAGGCTGGTGGAGGCCTGGTAGAGGTCTGGTGGAGGCTGGTGGAGGCTGGTGGAGGCTGGTGGAGGCCTGGTGGGGTCCTGGTGGAGGCTGTTGGAGGCCTTTTGGAACCTGGTGGAGGCCTGGTGGGGCCTGATGGGGTCCTGGTGGAGGCCTGGTGGAGCCTGGTGGAGGCTGGGTGGAAGTCTGGTGGAGGTCTGGTAGAGGCCTGGTGGGGCCTGGTGGAGGCTGGGTAGAGGCTGGTGGAGGCCTGGTGGAGCCTGGTGGAGGCCTGATGGAGGCCGGGTGGAGGTCTGGTGGAGGCCTGGTGGGGCCTGGTGGAGGCTGGTGGAGGCCTGGTGGAGGCTGGTGAAGGCCTGGTAGAGATGCAGAGAGGCTCAGAACCCAGGTAAGGTGGTGTGTGCACATACCTCATTTCATATACATCCCTCATACacccacacacctcacacacagcaaacctcatatacatacacaagcatCTCATACACATCCCCCAtacacacccctccacacacacacacctcactgaGAGAAGACACAGAACTGACCAAAGACAAGCCTGGGCGTTACCGACCTTAGGGTCCCCATCTGTACCTGAGGAcactggaggtgtggctcagtagttgagagcaaGGACTGCTCTTATACAAGATGCAAGTTCAGTTCCTCGCACACATGGGTGGTTCACAacagcttcagttccaggggctctgatgcctctggcttccatacaccCATGCATATAACCACAATTAAAACCagcattatatttaaaaaatatataaaatgattaaagACAAGTCAAGTGGAGTTACCCTTCCTTGAAAAGCCAATTAAAACAGCGCAATTatccacaactttaatcccagcactcaggaggcagaggtaggcagaggtctgtgagtttggggctagcttGGGctaatagtgagttccaggatggcccaaaccaaaccaaattgcAGAAAAAGGAGAGGTATCCagtgtggccacattgggaagagaGACAACGAAATCCAGGAGCCCCTCAGGTCCATTTTTCCAATGTGGGCCACACTCAATAAATCTTACTTGACTTCTTTGCATACAGACTGTGGCCCCACTTTTAGTAACAAGGGAAGAGAGTAGACACCATGTTCCTGGTGTGCAAATGATTTATCCTAGTTCACAGATAAGGGATCTAGCCTGCTCTGCAATCCCCATACCCCACCACCCAGATCTGGTCTTTGTTAAGTTTCAGACCTGGTCCAATTGGTGCCGAGTTAACATATCAAAGAGGACCTGGCCTTCAggctctcccagcatccctcagtccctatgCGCTGCAGGGTACGGCTGGCATACCCTGCTCTACCCTGAGCTCTCCAGTCCAGGGACTGGGCTGCcctcccccagaggctcttccgtatataatccagacattttagTTTAGttgaacacctttttttttttttttttttggacctcCTGGTTGCTTCACTTGGCTCCCCTCCCCGTCTCCTCACATGGCCAGCTCAGTCTGGTCCCGTCCACTCTGGATTCTCCCAGATGCCCCTCCacatatctacaataaaccttctcTCCTACCACACCTAGGAGCAATCACGTCCTtgcgtttttttttcttttcttcaatctTCAGTGCACCCCTTCCCCCATGGGCCAATCCcctccctgactgctcttagagaagaaaataaattgaacAGAAAGCCACATCAAAGCAATGACTCATTTATTGATGGGGGGGTGTCAGCAGAAGCAGGGTGGGGTGGCCAGCGGGGAGGAGCTATCTCACCCCAGGCCACaggcctctctttcctctccctccagttTTTCCCTGGTAAAGCCAAGCTGAACTAAGGCACAAGGGCAGGGATACACGGGGTCTTACAGGAGCTGGGTCAGGATGGGGGAGCTGTGAGGTCAAAGGTAAGGCAAGGTGAAGGGGTTGAGGTGTGGGTAAAAGGTAAGTCAAGATCTAGAGAATTCTCTGGGGTTATCAGGGGTGGAGAATGGTTTGGAGCACAAGGGAATAGCCTCAGGATAAAAGACGCGACTGTCAAGGTGAAGCCTGTGTGGGGGCTTATGGGTATTAGAAGAGCTAAGCAGGGGTGGAGAGAAGGTGGGGTTCAGGGGCTAAAGGGGAAACAAGTAGAAGCAACCTGGGCTCTGGGCTTGGTCGGTGCTAGTAGGGCCATGACGAGGATGCTCATATGGTctgaggagaggaggcagctTGGGGCAGGGTCAAAGCTTGGCTGGTCTGCCCCAAGGGCAGAGTGATGGCAGGGGTCTAGGCCACCTCCTCTTCGGCCTCCTCCTCGAACTCTCCCTCCTCAGCGGTGGCATCCTGGTACTGCTGGTACTCAGACACCAGGTCGTTCATGTTGCTCTCAGCCTCGGTGAACTCCATCTCGTCCATGCCTTCGCCTGTGTACCAGTGCAGGAAGGCCTTGCGCCGGAACATGGCGGTGAACTGCTCCGAGATGCGCTTGAACAGCTCCTGGATGGCGGTGCTGTTGCCGATGAAGGTGGCTGCCATCTTCAGGCCCCGGGGTGGGATGTCACACACGGCCGTCTTGACGTTGTTGGGGATCCACTCCACGAAGTAGCTGCTGTTCTTGCTCTGAACACTTAGCATCTGCTCGTCCACCTCCTTCATGGACATCCGTCCCCGGAAGACAGCAGCCACGGTCAGGTAGCGGCCGTGTCTCGGGTCACAGGCGGCCATCATGTTCTTGGCATCGAACATCTGCTGAGTGAGCTCAGGAACGGTGAGGGCCCGGTACTGCTGGCTGCCCCGGCTGGTCAAGGGTGCGAATCCCGGCATGAAGAAGTGGAGCCGAGGAAAAGGCACCATGTTGACCGCCAGCTTGCGAAGATCTGCATTGAGCTGGCCCGGGAAGCGCAGGCAGGTGGTCACCCCACTCATGGTGGCCGACACCAGGTGGTTGAGGTCCCCGTAGGTGGGGGTGGTGAGCTTGAGCGTGCGGAAGCAGATGTCGTACAGGGCTTCGTTGTCAATGCAGTAGGTTTCATCGGTGTTCTCCACCAGCTGGTGCACGGACAGCGTGGCGTTGTAGGGCTCCACCACCGTGTCAGACACCTTGGGCGACGGCACCACGCTGAATGTGTTCATGATCCTGTCGGGGAATTCCTCCCGGATCTTGCTGATGAGTAGGGTCCCCATGCCGGAGCCGGTGCCACCACCTAGCGAGTGGGTCAGCTGGAATCCCTGAAGGCAGTCGCAGCTTTCCGCCTCTTTGCGCACCACGTCCAGGACAGCGTCCACCAACTCTGCTCCCTCGGTGTAGTGACCCTTGGCCCAGTTGTTGCCGGCTCCGGATTGACCTGGGGAAGGGACAGGTTTGGATTCTCAAGCATGGGGAAGGGTGGCCCCTCCAACCCGTCAGCGCTGCACCCTAGTGTCTGAATCATTAGACCAGAAAATGACAAGGGTGCGTGGCCAGGCTAGGAGGGTAGAGCCCTGCCTTGCCCgcgggaggccctgggttccttgCCAGAGCAGAAGCCAGATGTGCTGGCCTCACCTGTCATTGCAGCCCTCACGAGCTGgctgcaggaggatcagaaatgcaAGACtagccacagctacatagtgactcggaggccagcctgggtaattaataataatgaaaaggcTGGTAGAATAATGTTagcattattgttattttaattatttaatttacttttaggGACTGTGGtggctaattttatttatttatttttacttttgttttgtttttcgagatggggtttcgctgtagctttggagcctgtcctggaactagctctgtagaccaggctggtctcgaactcacagaaatccacctgcctctgcctcacgagtgctgggatgctgggattaaaggcatgcgccaccaccacctggctttatttatttttactttaatagcATTATTTTAGCTGTGTATagtggtgtgcgcctttaatctcagcactgtggaggcagagcaggcagagctctgagaattcaaggtcatcctggtctacacatggagttccaggacagccatggttacacagtgagactttttttttaaacgaacaaataaacaaagctctatttttatgtgtacacGTGAGTTcatcagaagagggtgtagatcccctggagctggagttacaggtggttgtgagccacctgatgtgggtgctgggaatcttcAGGTCtcttggaagagcaacaaatgctcttaactatgaAGCTATGCCTCTAGACCCCCAGTTGTTTTTCTTAGGTGGCTTTATCTacttacttttggtttttttttttttttttttttgagacagggtgtctttgtGTAGCCTTAGATGTCCTGcaattcactttgtagatcaggctggcctcaaactcacagaaatctgcatacctctgcttcctgagtgctgggattaaaggcgtgtgccactaccgcccggctactttattttttatacatgTTCTCACCatgcagcactggctgctcatgaGCCCTGACTGTCTGCCTGTTAAGTGCTGTGCTGACTGGGATAGGCTGCCTCACCAGACTTGGACCATTTGTTTATTTAGACACAgcgtctcatgtagcccaggctggcctcaaggaAACCTTCCTGCTCCACTGAGCTCTGAGCTGTTGACAGATATGAGGAAACCATGGAGCCCAGGGATTTGTGCATGCCAAGTGAATGCTCACCCGGCCCTCTTCCCTCCTACCTATGCTTCCATCTGTTCCCCTCACTTCCTCTGCCCCAGCCACAGAGGCCTTCTGGTGGCTTCTCTATAATACCAGGCTCCAGATCTATTTTACAGTCAAGACATGACAATCATACACATTTGTGGAGGGCCACACTGTATTTTGATACAGGGGTATACTGTCCAATGTTTGAATTAGCATAAAGATAATTACTTCCCCACACATACATCActgttttatttatcttaaaaacatttaaa
It contains:
- the Tubb4a gene encoding tubulin beta-4A chain, translating into MREIVHLQAGQCGNQIGAKFWEVISDEHGIDPTGTYHGDSDLQLERINVYYNEATGGNYVPRAVLVDLEPGTMDSVRSGPFGQIFRPDNFVFGQSGAGNNWAKGHYTEGAELVDAVLDVVRKEAESCDCLQGFQLTHSLGGGTGSGMGTLLISKIREEFPDRIMNTFSVVPSPKVSDTVVEPYNATLSVHQLVENTDETYCIDNEALYDICFRTLKLTTPTYGDLNHLVSATMSGVTTCLRFPGQLNADLRKLAVNMVPFPRLHFFMPGFAPLTSRGSQQYRALTVPELTQQMFDAKNMMAACDPRHGRYLTVAAVFRGRMSMKEVDEQMLSVQSKNSSYFVEWIPNNVKTAVCDIPPRGLKMAATFIGNSTAIQELFKRISEQFTAMFRRKAFLHWYTGEGMDEMEFTEAESNMNDLVSEYQQYQDATAEEGEFEEEAEEEVA